One region of Pyramidobacter sp. YE332 genomic DNA includes:
- a CDS encoding uroporphyrinogen decarboxylase family protein: MFTHKQRIENALALKENDRTPYSMWMHFPNRDRHPRRLAELALANQKKYDLDFIKYMPFGLYTTIDMGVDLDVYPGFEKAPTLHEPVVKDVKDWDRIRPVSGVRGEYAVVLESQRILMEMMDEHVPFLQTLFSPATTLAKMCSPTALVKHMREDPARVHRVLEMVTDTTIQFARASAALGADGFFYATQLSGRKTMEKAEHEEFVMKYDLEVLNAVKDLTWFNVLHMHGAAVRIDEVQHYPVQGLSWHDRDDGPSMEEVRTYSSKAFVGGLSWGENWLTKTEEQVAAEVREMCGHKGVILGPGCVIEPHTPEKFLELVHRTILECAGKGRCCK, from the coding sequence ATGTTCACGCACAAACAGAGAATCGAAAACGCCCTCGCCCTGAAGGAAAACGACCGCACGCCGTACAGTATGTGGATGCACTTTCCCAACCGAGACCGCCATCCCCGCCGCCTGGCCGAACTGGCGCTCGCCAATCAGAAGAAGTACGACCTCGACTTCATCAAGTACATGCCCTTCGGCCTGTACACCACTATCGACATGGGTGTCGATCTCGACGTGTATCCTGGCTTCGAAAAAGCTCCCACGCTGCACGAGCCCGTCGTCAAGGACGTGAAGGACTGGGATCGGATCCGCCCCGTCAGCGGCGTCCGCGGCGAGTACGCCGTAGTGCTCGAATCGCAGCGCATTCTCATGGAGATGATGGACGAACATGTGCCGTTCCTGCAGACGCTCTTCAGTCCCGCCACCACGCTGGCCAAGATGTGCTCGCCCACCGCGCTGGTCAAGCACATGCGCGAGGATCCCGCCCGAGTCCACCGCGTGCTGGAGATGGTCACCGACACCACCATCCAGTTTGCCCGAGCTTCCGCAGCGCTCGGCGCCGACGGCTTCTTCTACGCCACTCAGCTTTCCGGCCGCAAGACGATGGAGAAGGCGGAGCATGAGGAGTTCGTCATGAAGTACGACCTCGAAGTGCTGAACGCCGTCAAGGATCTCACGTGGTTCAACGTGCTGCACATGCACGGCGCCGCAGTGCGCATCGACGAAGTGCAGCATTATCCCGTGCAGGGGCTGAGCTGGCACGACCGCGACGACGGCCCTTCCATGGAGGAAGTGCGCACGTACAGTTCCAAGGCGTTCGTCGGCGGCCTGAGCTGGGGCGAGAACTGGCTGACCAAGACGGAAGAACAGGTCGCCGCCGAAGTCCGCGAGATGTGTGGCCACAAGGGAGTCATCCTTGGCCCCGGCTGCGTCATCGAGCCCCACACACCTGAAAAGTTCCTCGAACTGGTCCATCGGACGATTCTCGAGTGCGCCGGCAAAGGCCGTTGTTGTAAATAA
- a CDS encoding ABC transporter permease → MKNNSMLKYTMIRLRRNYLALFGLFILVVLIVCAIFADQLAPFGYAQQDYMMIRKAPSAMHWLGTDEFGRDILSRLIYGSRISLQVGLIAVSISLVVGGLIGAVSGYFGGKLDNVLMRLMDIQMAIPTILMAIVISSVLGPGLFNLMVAVGITYIPKFARLTRASVLSIKDQEFIEAARAMGASHTRIICLYILPNCAAPLIVQSTLSVANAILFAATLSFLGLGIQPPYPEWGGMLSAARPYLRNSAYMSIFPGLAIMFTILSLNFLGDGLRDALDPKQKR, encoded by the coding sequence ATGAAGAACAATTCCATGCTCAAGTACACGATGATCCGCCTGCGCCGCAACTATCTGGCGCTTTTCGGGTTGTTCATCCTCGTAGTGCTGATCGTCTGCGCCATTTTTGCCGACCAGCTGGCTCCCTTCGGCTATGCCCAGCAGGATTACATGATGATCCGCAAGGCGCCTTCCGCGATGCACTGGCTGGGCACCGACGAATTCGGCCGCGACATTCTCAGCCGCCTGATCTACGGTTCGCGCATCTCGCTGCAGGTCGGCCTGATCGCCGTCTCTATCTCGCTGGTGGTCGGAGGGCTGATCGGCGCGGTTTCCGGATACTTCGGCGGCAAACTGGACAACGTGTTGATGCGTCTGATGGACATTCAGATGGCCATCCCCACGATTCTGATGGCCATCGTCATCTCTTCCGTGCTCGGCCCCGGGCTGTTCAACCTGATGGTCGCCGTGGGCATCACCTACATTCCCAAATTTGCCCGCTTGACGCGCGCTTCAGTGCTTTCTATCAAAGATCAGGAATTCATTGAGGCGGCTCGCGCTATGGGCGCCTCGCACACGCGCATCATCTGCCTGTACATCCTGCCCAACTGCGCCGCACCGCTGATCGTTCAGTCCACGCTGAGCGTGGCCAACGCGATCCTGTTCGCCGCGACGCTGAGCTTTCTTGGGCTGGGCATTCAGCCCCCCTATCCCGAGTGGGGCGGCATGCTCTCGGCGGCCCGCCCGTATCTGCGCAACAGCGCCTATATGAGCATTTTCCCCGGGCTGGCCATCATGTTCACGATCCTGTCTCTGAATTTTCTCGGCGACGGTCTTCGCGACGCCCTTGACCCCAAGCAGAAACGATAG
- a CDS encoding ABC transporter substrate-binding protein: MKRTFALCLVCAMLCAGTAFAAPRGEELRVGVSIDAKNFDPQNSVDTYSFSMQKQIYEPLFTVDGKTRKLTPVLAESVEILDDHTYKFHLRKGVKFHNGEEFTADDVVFSLTRVTDPSKSVFAKSKGVWIDPKGFEVIDKHTVIVRTNGPVGGWLGSMKHPYAMILNRKAVEEAGADYFRQPVGTGPYKFVSWTKGERVEMEAFADYWGTKPYAKKLTFVVLPDDSTRIIALETGKVDMIYAVPPSDFERLQSSDKVKAVKAPGLVLLHLAMNTDSPKLKDPRVRKAIDAAINKDAYVQVVYNGNGIPGQGPLPTASSWFPENPEKWDYNPELAKKLLAEAGVKDLELNLWVMNAADRVNGATVLQSMLGAVGIKVNVSVFENAVINDKVRKEPEKYDMYAATWGMQTNRDAGVYWQSVITTTSIVSTNSARLSDPEIDTLMDEANHCIDEGERGKVFQKIWDRVNDLHPWVYLCQADELHGAQKDLIGVDELYDGKINLLSNIHYPEQTERVK; this comes from the coding sequence ATGAAGAGGACATTCGCTTTGTGTCTCGTCTGTGCCATGCTGTGCGCCGGAACGGCTTTCGCCGCGCCGCGGGGCGAGGAACTTCGTGTCGGCGTCTCCATCGACGCGAAGAACTTTGATCCGCAGAACTCTGTCGATACCTATTCGTTCTCCATGCAGAAACAGATCTACGAGCCGCTGTTCACGGTGGACGGCAAGACCCGCAAGCTGACGCCGGTGCTCGCCGAAAGCGTCGAGATCCTTGACGACCACACTTACAAGTTCCATCTGCGCAAGGGCGTCAAGTTCCACAACGGCGAGGAGTTTACCGCGGATGACGTGGTTTTCTCTCTGACCCGCGTCACCGATCCTTCCAAGTCCGTCTTCGCCAAGTCGAAGGGCGTGTGGATCGATCCGAAGGGCTTCGAAGTGATCGACAAGCATACCGTGATCGTCCGCACCAACGGCCCCGTCGGCGGTTGGCTGGGCTCTATGAAGCACCCTTACGCTATGATCCTGAACCGTAAGGCCGTTGAAGAAGCCGGCGCCGATTACTTCCGTCAGCCCGTGGGGACGGGCCCGTACAAGTTCGTGAGCTGGACCAAGGGCGAACGAGTCGAGATGGAAGCTTTCGCCGACTACTGGGGAACCAAGCCCTACGCGAAAAAGCTGACGTTCGTGGTCCTGCCCGACGACAGTACGCGCATCATCGCTCTTGAGACGGGCAAGGTCGACATGATCTACGCCGTGCCGCCCTCCGATTTCGAGCGCTTGCAGAGCAGCGACAAGGTCAAGGCTGTCAAGGCTCCCGGTCTGGTACTGCTGCATCTGGCCATGAACACGGACAGCCCCAAACTGAAGGATCCCCGCGTGCGCAAAGCGATCGACGCCGCGATCAACAAGGACGCCTACGTTCAGGTCGTCTACAACGGTAACGGCATCCCCGGCCAGGGGCCCCTGCCCACGGCGAGCTCATGGTTCCCCGAGAATCCCGAGAAATGGGATTACAATCCCGAGCTCGCCAAAAAACTTCTTGCCGAGGCCGGCGTCAAGGATCTGGAACTGAACCTCTGGGTTATGAACGCCGCCGACCGCGTCAACGGCGCGACGGTGCTGCAGAGTATGCTGGGAGCTGTCGGCATCAAGGTCAACGTGTCGGTGTTCGAGAATGCCGTCATCAATGACAAGGTCCGTAAGGAGCCTGAAAAGTACGATATGTACGCCGCCACCTGGGGCATGCAGACCAACCGTGACGCCGGCGTTTACTGGCAGTCGGTCATCACCACGACCTCCATCGTCAGTACCAACTCGGCCCGTTTGTCTGACCCCGAGATCGACACGCTGATGGACGAGGCCAATCACTGCATCGACGAGGGCGAGCGCGGCAAAGTCTTCCAGAAGATCTGGGATCGTGTCAACGATCTGCACCCCTGGGTCTATCTGTGCCAGGCCGATGAGCTTCACGGTGCCCAGAAGGATCTGATCGGTGTGGACGAGCTCTACGATGGCAAGATCAATCTGCTTTCCAACATTCACTATCCCGAGCAGACTGAACGCGTAAAATAA
- a CDS encoding ABC transporter permease — MLKYAIRRIFILIPVILSVMFILFTILYFTPGDPARIALGEEATPEAIESFRDEHGLNDPFFVQFGHYVYNAVTKFDLGYSYNMKSPVAQELAIRIPTTMRLAFAAVLFSTLLGLPLGILSAIKQYSLLDSVVTVFILLGVSMPTFWTGLLLILAFSVKLGWLPSMGFDTLSEMVLPVVTLSGSSTALFAKMTRSSMLEVIKSDYIRTARAKGQKESVVIWRHALPNALIPIMTIISMQFGALLGGSIVTEAIFSISGVGRLMLEAINLRDYPIIQGGVLFISVAYCFINLAVDLLYAVVDPRIHVK, encoded by the coding sequence GTGCTGAAGTACGCTATCCGCCGAATTTTTATTCTGATCCCTGTTATTCTCAGCGTTATGTTCATCCTCTTCACCATCCTCTACTTTACGCCCGGAGATCCGGCGCGCATCGCCCTCGGCGAAGAGGCGACGCCCGAAGCGATCGAGTCGTTCCGCGACGAACACGGGCTGAACGATCCGTTTTTCGTCCAGTTTGGACACTACGTTTACAATGCGGTGACCAAGTTTGATCTGGGGTATTCCTACAACATGAAGAGCCCCGTCGCGCAGGAGCTGGCGATCCGCATCCCCACCACCATGAGGCTGGCGTTTGCGGCCGTGCTCTTCAGCACGCTGCTGGGGCTACCGCTGGGGATCCTCAGCGCGATCAAGCAGTATTCGCTGCTTGACAGCGTCGTGACGGTCTTCATCCTGCTGGGCGTTTCCATGCCGACATTCTGGACGGGGCTATTGCTTATTCTGGCTTTTTCGGTCAAGCTGGGCTGGCTGCCTTCCATGGGCTTTGACACGCTGAGCGAGATGGTGCTGCCGGTGGTGACGCTGTCGGGTTCGTCGACGGCTCTGTTCGCCAAGATGACCCGTTCCAGCATGCTGGAAGTCATCAAGTCGGACTACATCAGAACGGCCCGCGCCAAGGGACAGAAGGAAAGCGTCGTGATTTGGCGTCACGCGCTGCCGAACGCGCTGATCCCCATCATGACCATTATCAGCATGCAGTTCGGAGCTCTGTTGGGCGGTTCCATCGTCACGGAGGCCATTTTCTCCATCTCCGGCGTCGGCCGTCTGATGCTTGAGGCCATAAACTTACGCGACTATCCCATCATTCAAGGTGGCGTTTTGTTTATCTCCGTGGCGTACTGCTTCATCAACCTTGCGGTCGATCTGCTGTACGCGGTGGTCGATCCGCGTATCCACGTCAAGTAA
- a CDS encoding GntR family transcriptional regulator, translating into MLKSGKHTMNEQVYLSLRNDILSGRYHDGQQLLQADLAEEYHVSRIPVREALMQLSSEGLVEIIPYKGAVVASFSLDELHEIFEIRYSLESLILRYVVQNITEEAAGSVHALLLASTRTPPEERSRKTNWEFHRALYEIANKPRLLELIESQYNKIDRYVQMDITKPSAQEYAFKSHDAILQACRAGDTVEATVLLHEHMMTALRRLDLFLQEKISAPAPDEFFTLFPPLINRRASEQILMSKQASV; encoded by the coding sequence ATGCTTAAAAGCGGCAAACATACCATGAACGAACAGGTGTACCTGAGCCTGCGCAACGACATTCTCTCAGGGCGTTACCACGACGGGCAGCAGCTGCTGCAGGCCGATCTGGCCGAAGAATATCACGTCAGCCGCATCCCCGTGAGGGAAGCTCTGATGCAGCTTTCGAGCGAAGGGCTGGTCGAGATTATCCCCTACAAGGGCGCGGTCGTTGCCTCGTTCTCCCTCGACGAGCTGCACGAGATCTTCGAGATCCGCTATTCGCTGGAATCCCTGATCCTCCGCTACGTGGTGCAGAACATCACCGAGGAAGCGGCCGGGAGTGTTCATGCCCTGCTGCTCGCTTCGACGCGGACGCCGCCCGAAGAACGCAGCCGCAAGACGAACTGGGAATTTCACCGCGCCCTCTACGAGATCGCAAACAAGCCGCGCTTGTTGGAGCTGATCGAATCCCAGTACAACAAGATCGACCGTTATGTGCAGATGGACATCACCAAGCCCAGCGCGCAGGAGTACGCTTTCAAATCCCATGACGCGATCCTCCAGGCCTGCCGCGCTGGCGACACGGTCGAAGCGACGGTGCTGCTGCACGAGCACATGATGACCGCGCTGCGCCGGCTCGACCTTTTCCTGCAGGAAAAGATCAGCGCGCCTGCGCCCGACGAGTTCTTTACGCTGTTCCCTCCGCTGATCAACCGCCGCGCCTCGGAACAGATCCTCATGTCGAAGCAGGCGTCGGTTTGA
- a CDS encoding oligopeptide/dipeptide ABC transporter ATP-binding protein — protein MSDNLIEIKHLKKYFHVSSGLLHAVDDVSLDIPRGKTLGLVGESGCGKSTLGRVIIGLLKASGGEVFFNGEDSLKFDGAKRSEFRRHAQIVFQDPFSSLNPRMSVSQLISEPLIINGICRSRKELDEKVGELMDLVGLASRLTTSFPHELDGGRRQRIGIARALALDPEFIVLDEPVSALDVCIQAQVLNLLADLREQRGYTYLFISHNLSVVRYVSDEVAVMYLGNVVEKADNSTLFKSPLHPYTQALLSAVPIASVGPKKQRIILEGDVPSPVNPPEGCRFAGRCWQHEEICTCQTPPLVEVEPGHFVACHRLKDQLVCHV, from the coding sequence ATGAGCGATAATCTGATCGAGATCAAACACCTGAAAAAATACTTTCACGTCTCCAGCGGTCTGCTTCACGCCGTCGACGACGTTTCCCTGGACATCCCCCGCGGCAAGACGCTAGGGCTGGTCGGCGAGTCGGGATGCGGCAAGTCCACTCTGGGGCGCGTCATTATCGGTCTGCTCAAGGCGAGCGGCGGCGAGGTGTTCTTCAACGGCGAGGATTCGCTTAAATTCGACGGCGCCAAGCGGAGCGAGTTCCGCCGCCACGCCCAGATCGTCTTTCAGGATCCGTTTTCTTCGCTGAATCCTCGTATGTCCGTGTCGCAGCTCATCTCCGAGCCGTTGATCATCAACGGCATCTGCCGTTCCAGAAAAGAGCTGGACGAGAAGGTCGGCGAGCTGATGGATCTGGTCGGCCTGGCTTCGCGCCTGACGACTTCGTTCCCTCACGAACTTGACGGCGGCCGCCGCCAGCGCATCGGCATCGCCCGCGCGCTGGCGCTCGACCCCGAGTTCATCGTCCTCGACGAGCCGGTTTCGGCGCTGGACGTGTGCATTCAGGCGCAGGTGCTCAACCTGCTGGCCGACCTGCGCGAACAGCGTGGCTACACCTATCTTTTCATCTCCCACAATCTTTCCGTCGTCCGTTACGTTTCCGACGAAGTCGCGGTCATGTACCTCGGCAACGTGGTGGAGAAGGCCGACAATAGCACGCTGTTCAAATCGCCGCTGCACCCCTACACGCAGGCGCTGCTTTCGGCCGTGCCGATCGCCAGCGTGGGGCCGAAGAAGCAGCGCATCATCCTCGAAGGCGACGTGCCCAGCCCGGTCAATCCTCCCGAAGGCTGCCGCTTCGCCGGACGCTGCTGGCAGCACGAGGAGATCTGCACGTGCCAGACGCCGCCTCTGGTTGAAGTGGAACCGGGACATTTTGTGGCGTGCCATCGGCTGAAAGATCAGCTTGTCTGCCATGTCTGA
- a CDS encoding ABC transporter substrate-binding protein yields the protein MSFLKLKSLFYSLAVSAFLASCAFARGDEMAVGVAIDAKNLDPQNSVDTYSFCLTNQIYETLYTVDGKTRKLVPVLAESVDILDDKTYRFHLKKGVKFHNGEELTADDVVFSLKRATSPQSVFAGSKGRYIDPDGFKIEDKYTVVVKTRTPFGGFLESMKHPYASILNKKAVEEAGSNYSMHPVGTGAFKLIKWTKGEKLELERFEDYHGTKPVYKKLTFLIIPDDSNRVIALETGKVDLIYAVPTTEFNRLSQSDKVQLVRAPGLVLHYLGLNTQSPRLADPRVRLAIEYAVNKEALNQVVYEGNSAPAVGPLLPVCSFYPEDARPFGYDPERSKALLKDAGVKDLKLSLWVLNLQDLINTATVLQAMLAQVGITLDIQVLENGVFNDRMKTGGYDMFIYMWGMMTNRDAAVYWQSLFTKEAIGTTNFTRFDDPQTNAWIKEAAETVDTAKRNGIFQKIWDRINELHPWVYLSIPSELYGAQKDLKGVKDLCDGKISFLGNLHY from the coding sequence GTGTCTTTTTTGAAGCTGAAATCATTGTTTTATAGTTTAGCAGTGAGTGCGTTTCTGGCGTCATGTGCCTTTGCCCGCGGAGACGAGATGGCCGTCGGCGTCGCCATCGACGCCAAGAATCTCGATCCGCAGAATTCGGTCGATACGTATTCTTTTTGTCTGACGAACCAAATTTACGAGACTTTATACACTGTCGACGGCAAGACCCGCAAACTGGTCCCTGTCCTTGCGGAAAGCGTGGACATCCTTGACGATAAGACGTATCGCTTTCATTTGAAAAAAGGCGTTAAATTCCACAACGGCGAAGAACTTACTGCCGACGACGTCGTTTTTTCACTCAAACGCGCCACTTCTCCCCAGTCGGTTTTCGCCGGTTCAAAGGGACGCTATATTGACCCCGACGGCTTTAAAATCGAAGACAAATACACGGTTGTCGTGAAGACGCGGACACCTTTTGGGGGATTCCTTGAGTCAATGAAGCATCCTTATGCCTCGATCCTCAATAAAAAAGCTGTGGAGGAGGCCGGCAGTAACTATTCCATGCACCCCGTAGGCACCGGCGCTTTCAAGCTGATTAAATGGACAAAGGGAGAGAAGCTGGAGCTGGAGCGCTTCGAGGATTATCACGGAACAAAACCTGTCTACAAGAAGCTGACTTTCCTGATTATCCCCGATGACAGTAACCGCGTTATCGCTCTTGAGACCGGCAAGGTCGATCTTATCTATGCTGTTCCCACAACGGAGTTTAATCGTCTTTCCCAAAGCGATAAAGTGCAGCTCGTTCGCGCTCCCGGGCTTGTGCTTCATTATCTTGGTCTGAACACGCAGTCGCCTCGGCTGGCTGATCCTCGCGTGAGGCTTGCGATCGAGTACGCCGTCAACAAGGAAGCCTTGAATCAGGTGGTCTACGAGGGAAACTCCGCACCGGCCGTCGGACCGCTTCTGCCGGTGTGCAGTTTCTATCCCGAAGATGCTCGTCCGTTCGGTTATGATCCCGAGAGATCGAAAGCGCTGCTGAAAGATGCCGGCGTCAAGGATCTGAAACTCAGTTTATGGGTGCTGAACCTTCAGGATCTGATTAACACCGCCACGGTGCTTCAGGCTATGCTGGCACAGGTCGGCATTACGCTTGACATTCAGGTACTTGAAAACGGCGTCTTCAACGATCGGATGAAAACCGGCGGCTATGACATGTTCATCTACATGTGGGGCATGATGACCAACCGTGACGCGGCCGTCTACTGGCAGTCGTTGTTCACCAAAGAGGCCATTGGTACGACCAATTTCACCCGTTTTGACGATCCTCAGACCAACGCATGGATCAAAGAAGCCGCTGAAACCGTCGATACTGCGAAGCGGAATGGAATTTTTCAGAAGATCTGGGATCGCATCAACGAATTGCATCCCTGGGTTTATCTGTCGATCCCCAGCGAACTGTACGGCGCCCAAAAAGATCTGAAGGGCGTCAAAGACCTATGTGACGGTAAAATCAGTTTCCTTGGCAATCTGCATTATTAA
- a CDS encoding M20 family metallopeptidase: protein MPSEVLEKTQSICSYLVDCKRRIHRNPELGMQELQTAAFVRAELKKMGVEIQPLDTKVGVLGLIRGTKAGAGKVIALRADMDALPIQEAAGQPDQSEVAGVMHACGHDAHTAMLLGAAQLLMSMRERFSGVVKLIFQPAEETLGGSELMIRLGCLENPKVDIMLGQHGIGEFATGDIAFREGPSMASSDTFSVTVKGVGGHGAYPHNSGADALLAAANCVTSLQGLITRQFNAVDPVVLSICTFHGGTAKNIIPEEVAFGGSIRCQSPESRGRIRSALDRMIGSIVAGYNCTHELDYTYGVPPLVNDAAVVRAMRSAAAKLLGEEHVKTMEQPRMGSEDYACYSEKIPASCFARLGIWKDGRAQPKFHNPAFVFDENALPVGAGFFVQAVLEING, encoded by the coding sequence ATGCCTTCAGAAGTACTCGAAAAAACCCAATCTATATGCAGCTACCTCGTAGATTGCAAGCGCAGGATCCACCGTAACCCCGAGCTGGGGATGCAAGAGCTCCAAACAGCGGCCTTCGTGAGAGCCGAACTGAAGAAAATGGGCGTGGAAATTCAGCCGCTCGACACCAAAGTCGGCGTGCTGGGGCTTATCCGCGGCACAAAAGCCGGCGCGGGAAAAGTGATCGCCCTGCGCGCCGACATGGACGCGCTGCCCATTCAGGAAGCCGCCGGCCAGCCCGATCAGTCCGAGGTAGCCGGCGTCATGCACGCCTGCGGACACGACGCGCACACCGCCATGCTGCTGGGGGCCGCCCAACTTCTGATGAGCATGCGGGAACGCTTCAGCGGCGTCGTGAAGTTGATCTTTCAGCCCGCCGAGGAGACGCTGGGCGGCTCGGAGCTGATGATCCGGCTCGGCTGCCTCGAAAACCCCAAAGTAGACATTATGCTCGGACAGCACGGCATCGGCGAATTCGCCACGGGCGACATCGCCTTTCGCGAAGGTCCCAGCATGGCCTCGTCCGACACCTTCTCCGTCACTGTCAAAGGCGTCGGCGGGCACGGAGCCTATCCGCACAATTCCGGCGCCGACGCGCTGCTCGCCGCGGCCAACTGCGTCACGTCCCTGCAGGGCCTGATCACTCGTCAGTTCAACGCCGTCGATCCCGTCGTCCTCTCGATCTGCACGTTCCACGGCGGTACGGCCAAGAACATCATCCCCGAAGAAGTCGCCTTCGGCGGCTCCATACGCTGTCAGTCTCCCGAAAGCCGCGGCAGGATCAGAAGCGCGCTGGACCGTATGATCGGTTCCATCGTCGCCGGTTACAACTGCACCCACGAGCTCGACTACACCTACGGCGTCCCGCCGCTGGTCAACGACGCCGCCGTGGTGAGAGCGATGCGCTCCGCCGCAGCCAAGCTGCTAGGGGAGGAACACGTCAAAACCATGGAACAGCCCCGCATGGGTTCGGAAGATTATGCCTGCTACTCCGAAAAGATCCCCGCCTCCTGTTTCGCCCGCCTGGGAATCTGGAAAGACGGCCGGGCGCAGCCCAAATTCCATAATCCCGCCTTTGTCTTCGACGAAAACGCGCTGCCCGTCGGAGCAGGATTCTTCGTGCAAGCCGTGCTGGAGATCAACGGATAG
- a CDS encoding ABC transporter ATP-binding protein, with amino-acid sequence MSENKDILLDIKDLSVQFNTDSGVVKAVNHLNLRLERGKSLGFVGETGAGKTTTALSILQLVQTPPGEITSGEILFNGVDVRRMTEAEKRHLRGGDISMIFQDPMTSLNPIMTVEEQIMEMVSLHLNLKGEAARERAIEMLRLVGIRPERAKDFPHQFSGGMRQRVVIAIALACRPQLIIADEPTTALDVTIQAQVLELIKKLQQSEKTSMLLITHDLGIVAETCDSVAIMYGGHLVEYAGIKELYTNPKHPYTQGLFNAVPTLESPLGSRLAVIPGLPPDPTNLPKGCSFSPRCPYARDVCHERACGMREAGPGHFVDCHFPLTPESGNAFLERPCKEAE; translated from the coding sequence ATGAGCGAAAATAAAGACATTCTTCTCGACATAAAGGATCTTTCCGTTCAGTTCAACACGGATTCCGGCGTGGTCAAGGCAGTCAATCACCTGAACCTGCGGCTTGAGCGCGGCAAGTCTCTGGGATTTGTCGGCGAAACGGGCGCCGGCAAGACGACGACGGCCCTTTCCATTCTGCAGCTGGTACAGACGCCTCCCGGCGAGATCACCAGCGGTGAGATCCTGTTCAACGGGGTGGACGTGCGGCGGATGACAGAGGCGGAGAAGCGCCATCTGCGCGGCGGCGACATCTCCATGATCTTCCAGGATCCGATGACATCGCTCAATCCGATCATGACGGTCGAAGAGCAGATCATGGAGATGGTCTCGCTGCACCTTAACCTGAAAGGCGAAGCGGCCCGCGAGCGCGCCATCGAGATGCTGCGTCTCGTCGGCATCCGGCCCGAGCGCGCCAAGGACTTTCCCCATCAGTTTTCCGGCGGGATGAGGCAGCGCGTGGTGATTGCCATCGCCTTGGCCTGCCGTCCGCAGCTGATCATCGCCGACGAGCCGACCACGGCGCTGGACGTGACGATTCAGGCGCAGGTGCTGGAACTGATCAAAAAGCTGCAGCAGAGTGAAAAAACGTCGATGCTGCTGATCACGCACGATCTGGGGATCGTCGCCGAGACCTGCGACAGCGTGGCGATCATGTACGGCGGTCATCTGGTGGAGTACGCCGGCATCAAAGAGCTGTATACCAATCCCAAGCATCCCTACACTCAGGGGCTGTTCAACGCCGTTCCCACGCTCGAGAGCCCTCTTGGCAGCCGGCTGGCCGTGATTCCCGGTCTGCCGCCCGATCCGACGAATCTGCCCAAGGGCTGTTCTTTCTCGCCGCGCTGCCCCTACGCCAGGGATGTCTGCCATGAGCGCGCCTGCGGCATGCGCGAGGCGGGGCCGGGACATTTCGTGGACTGCCACTTCCCGCTGACGCCCGAATCCGGCAACGCGTTTCTTGAGCGTCCTTGCAAGGAGGCCGAATAG